In the Sarcophilus harrisii chromosome 3, mSarHar1.11, whole genome shotgun sequence genome, one interval contains:
- the BZW1 gene encoding basic leucine zipper and W2 domain-containing protein 1 isoform X1, which yields MNNQKQQKPTLSGQRFKTRKRDEKERFDPTQFQDCIIQGLTETGTDLEAVAKFLDASGAKLDYRRYAETLFDILVAGGMLAPGGTLADDMMRTDVCVFAAQEDLETMQAFAQVFNKLIRRYKYLEKGFEDEVKKLLLFLKGFSESERNKLAMLTGVLLANGTLNASILNSLYNENLVKEGVSAAFAVKLFKSWINEKDINAVAASLRKVSMDNRLMELFPANKQSVEHFTKYFTEAGLKELSEYVRNQQTIGARKELQKELQEQMSRGDPFKDIILYVKEEMKKNNIPEQIVIGIVWSSVMSTVEWNKKEELVAEQAIKHLKQYSPLLAAFTTQGQSELTLLLKIQEYCYDNIHFMKAFQKIVVLFYKAEVLSEEPILKWYKDAHVAKGKSVFLEQMKKFVEWLKNAEEESESEAEEGD from the exons ATGAATAATCAAAAGCAGCAAAAGCCAACGCTATCAGGCCAGcgttttaaaactagaaaaagag atgaaaaagaGAGGTTTGACCCTACTCAGTTTCAGGACTGTATTATTCAAGGTTTAACTGAAACTGGCACTGATTTGGAAGCAGTAGCAAAATTTCTTGATGCTTCTGGGGCAAAACTTGATTATCGCCGATATGCAGAAACACTCTTTGACATTCTGGTGGCTGGTGGCatgctgg CCCCAGGTGGTACACTGGCAGATGACATGATGCGTACAGATGTCTGTGTATTTGCAGCACAAGAAGACCTAGAGACCATGCAAGCCTTTGCTCAG GTATTCAACAAGTTAATCAGGCGATACAAATACCTTGAAAAGGGATTTGAGGATGAAGTTAAAAAG CTGCTGCTATTCTTAAAGGGTTTTTCAGAGTCTGAGAGGAACAAACTGGCCATGTTGACTGGGGTTCTTCTGGCCAATGGGACACTTAATGCATCCATTCTTAACAGCCTTTATAATGAGAATTTGGTTAAAGaag GCGTTTCAGCGGCCTTTGCTGTAAAGCTGTTTAAATCATGGATAAATGAAAAAGATATCAATGCAGTAGCTGCTAGTCTTCGAAAAGTCAGCATGGACAACAGACTGATG GAACTTTTTCCTGCTAACAAACAAAGTGTTGAGcacttcacaaaatattttaccGAAGCAGGTCTAAAAGAACTTTCTGAGTATGTTCGGAACCAGCAAACCATAGGAGCTCGAAAAGAGCTACAGAAAGAACTTCAAGAACAAATGTCACGTGGTGATCCATTTAAGGAT ATAATTTTGTATGTCAAGGAGGagatgaagaaaaacaatatccCAGAACAGATCGTTATAGGCATAGTCTGGTCAAGTGTAATGAGCACTGTGGAATGGAACAAAAAGGAGGAGCTGGTAGCAGAGCAAGCCATCAAGCATTTGAAG caATATAGCCCTCTACTTGCTGCCTTTACTACTCAAGGTCAGTCTGAGCTGACTCTGTTACTGAAGATTCAGGAGTACTGTTATGACAACATTCACTTCATGAAAGCCTTCCAGAAAATTGTGGTGCTTTTTTATAAAg CTGAAGTCCTGAGTGAAGAGCCCATTTTGAAGTGGTATAAAGATGCACATGTTGCAAAGGGGAAAAGTGTCTTTCTTGAGCAAATGAAAAAATTTGTAGAGTGGCTCAAGAATGCAGAAGAAG aatcTGAGTCTGAAGCGGAAGAAGGCGACTGA
- the BZW1 gene encoding basic leucine zipper and W2 domain-containing protein 1 isoform X3: MLLGQNLIIADMQKHSLTFWWLVACWPQVFNKLIRRYKYLEKGFEDEVKKLLLFLKGFSESERNKLAMLTGVLLANGTLNASILNSLYNENLVKEGVSAAFAVKLFKSWINEKDINAVAASLRKVSMDNRLMELFPANKQSVEHFTKYFTEAGLKELSEYVRNQQTIGARKELQKELQEQMSRGDPFKDIILYVKEEMKKNNIPEQIVIGIVWSSVMSTVEWNKKEELVAEQAIKHLKQYSPLLAAFTTQGQSELTLLLKIQEYCYDNIHFMKAFQKIVVLFYKAEVLSEEPILKWYKDAHVAKGKSVFLEQMKKFVEWLKNAEEESESEAEEGD, from the exons ATGCTTCTGGGGCAAAACTTGATTATCGCCGATATGCAGAAACACTCTTTGACATTCTGGTGGCTGGTGGCatgctgg CCCCAG GTATTCAACAAGTTAATCAGGCGATACAAATACCTTGAAAAGGGATTTGAGGATGAAGTTAAAAAG CTGCTGCTATTCTTAAAGGGTTTTTCAGAGTCTGAGAGGAACAAACTGGCCATGTTGACTGGGGTTCTTCTGGCCAATGGGACACTTAATGCATCCATTCTTAACAGCCTTTATAATGAGAATTTGGTTAAAGaag GCGTTTCAGCGGCCTTTGCTGTAAAGCTGTTTAAATCATGGATAAATGAAAAAGATATCAATGCAGTAGCTGCTAGTCTTCGAAAAGTCAGCATGGACAACAGACTGATG GAACTTTTTCCTGCTAACAAACAAAGTGTTGAGcacttcacaaaatattttaccGAAGCAGGTCTAAAAGAACTTTCTGAGTATGTTCGGAACCAGCAAACCATAGGAGCTCGAAAAGAGCTACAGAAAGAACTTCAAGAACAAATGTCACGTGGTGATCCATTTAAGGAT ATAATTTTGTATGTCAAGGAGGagatgaagaaaaacaatatccCAGAACAGATCGTTATAGGCATAGTCTGGTCAAGTGTAATGAGCACTGTGGAATGGAACAAAAAGGAGGAGCTGGTAGCAGAGCAAGCCATCAAGCATTTGAAG caATATAGCCCTCTACTTGCTGCCTTTACTACTCAAGGTCAGTCTGAGCTGACTCTGTTACTGAAGATTCAGGAGTACTGTTATGACAACATTCACTTCATGAAAGCCTTCCAGAAAATTGTGGTGCTTTTTTATAAAg CTGAAGTCCTGAGTGAAGAGCCCATTTTGAAGTGGTATAAAGATGCACATGTTGCAAAGGGGAAAAGTGTCTTTCTTGAGCAAATGAAAAAATTTGTAGAGTGGCTCAAGAATGCAGAAGAAG aatcTGAGTCTGAAGCGGAAGAAGGCGACTGA
- the BZW1 gene encoding basic leucine zipper and W2 domain-containing protein 1 isoform X2, which yields MYGAAGAPARSASAPVVRSLRRPPPATGVSFMNNQKQQKPTLSGQRFKTRKRDEKERFDPTQFQDCIIQGLTETGTDLEAVAKFLDASGAKLDYRRYAETLFDILVAGGMLAPGGTLADDMMRTDVCVFAAQEDLETMQAFAQVFNKLIRRYKYLEKGFEDEVKKLLLFLKGFSESERNKLAMLTGVLLANGTLNASILNSLYNENLVKEGVSAAFAVKLFKSWINEKDINAVAASLRKVSMDNRLMELFPANKQSVEHFTKYFTEAGLKELSEYVRNQQTIGARKELQKELQEQMSRGDPFKDIILYVKEEMKKNNIPEQIVIGIVWSSVMSTVEWNKKEELVAEQAIKHLKQYSPLLAAFTTQGQSELTLLLKIQEYCYDNIHFMKAFQKIVVLFYKAEVLSEEPILKWYKDAHVAKGKSVFLEQMKKFVEWLKNAEEESESEAEEGD from the exons ATGTACGGGGCGGCGGGGGCCCCGGCGCGGAGCGCTTCGGCGCCTGTGGTCCGCTCGCTGCGGCGGCCGCCGCCGGCTACGGG GGTGTCTTTTATGAATAATCAAAAGCAGCAAAAGCCAACGCTATCAGGCCAGcgttttaaaactagaaaaagag atgaaaaagaGAGGTTTGACCCTACTCAGTTTCAGGACTGTATTATTCAAGGTTTAACTGAAACTGGCACTGATTTGGAAGCAGTAGCAAAATTTCTTGATGCTTCTGGGGCAAAACTTGATTATCGCCGATATGCAGAAACACTCTTTGACATTCTGGTGGCTGGTGGCatgctgg CCCCAGGTGGTACACTGGCAGATGACATGATGCGTACAGATGTCTGTGTATTTGCAGCACAAGAAGACCTAGAGACCATGCAAGCCTTTGCTCAG GTATTCAACAAGTTAATCAGGCGATACAAATACCTTGAAAAGGGATTTGAGGATGAAGTTAAAAAG CTGCTGCTATTCTTAAAGGGTTTTTCAGAGTCTGAGAGGAACAAACTGGCCATGTTGACTGGGGTTCTTCTGGCCAATGGGACACTTAATGCATCCATTCTTAACAGCCTTTATAATGAGAATTTGGTTAAAGaag GCGTTTCAGCGGCCTTTGCTGTAAAGCTGTTTAAATCATGGATAAATGAAAAAGATATCAATGCAGTAGCTGCTAGTCTTCGAAAAGTCAGCATGGACAACAGACTGATG GAACTTTTTCCTGCTAACAAACAAAGTGTTGAGcacttcacaaaatattttaccGAAGCAGGTCTAAAAGAACTTTCTGAGTATGTTCGGAACCAGCAAACCATAGGAGCTCGAAAAGAGCTACAGAAAGAACTTCAAGAACAAATGTCACGTGGTGATCCATTTAAGGAT ATAATTTTGTATGTCAAGGAGGagatgaagaaaaacaatatccCAGAACAGATCGTTATAGGCATAGTCTGGTCAAGTGTAATGAGCACTGTGGAATGGAACAAAAAGGAGGAGCTGGTAGCAGAGCAAGCCATCAAGCATTTGAAG caATATAGCCCTCTACTTGCTGCCTTTACTACTCAAGGTCAGTCTGAGCTGACTCTGTTACTGAAGATTCAGGAGTACTGTTATGACAACATTCACTTCATGAAAGCCTTCCAGAAAATTGTGGTGCTTTTTTATAAAg CTGAAGTCCTGAGTGAAGAGCCCATTTTGAAGTGGTATAAAGATGCACATGTTGCAAAGGGGAAAAGTGTCTTTCTTGAGCAAATGAAAAAATTTGTAGAGTGGCTCAAGAATGCAGAAGAAG aatcTGAGTCTGAAGCGGAAGAAGGCGACTGA